CGATGTAGCCTATGTCGTTCAGACCTTCGTCCACAGCAGCTGTGAAAATCTTGATGTCCGGATGATCGCTGAGCAAAGTATCGATTCCTTCGGGGCAGGAGATGATGGAAATGAACTTGATGTGAATGCCGCCATTATTCTTGGCCAGAGTCACGGCATGGCTTGCCGAACCGCCAGTCGCCAGCATCGGATCCAGGATAATGATTTCCCGCTCAGAAAGGGCTGTAGGAAATTTAGCGTAATATTCAATCGGTTTCAGGGTTTCGTGATCCCTGTATATTCCCACATGCCCCACCTTGGCCTGGGGAATCACTTTCAACACTCCTTCCACCATGCCCAAACCTGCCCTGAGTATCGGAATCACCGCCGGTTTTCTGCCTTTAATCACTCGGCAGCGGGCTTTGGTGAGCGGGGTATCGATCTCGATTTCCTCGAGCGGGAAATCGCGGGTGGCTTCATAGGCGAGCAGCAGGCTGATTTCTTCCGCCAATTCCTTGAAGATCTTTTTGGGAGTGTTTTTGTCTCTCATCATCGTTAGCTTGTGTTCAATATAAGCATGCCTTGGCAGGATCAGGTTCTTCCATTTAGTTTTTTCCATCTTCCAGCTCCTTGATTTTGTTGAGGCGAAGCTGATGTCTGTCGCCTGCGAATCCACTTTTGATAAAAGCATTAACCGCGTCCTTGGCGGTTTCAATCCCGATGATCCTGGAACCAAGGCAGAGCACATTGGCATCATTATGTTCCCTGGAAAGCCTGGCTGTTAGAGAATCTGATACCAGGGCTGCCCGGCAGCCTCTTACTTTGTTGGCAGAAATACTCATGCCGATGCCGGTTCCGCAGACAAGAATGCCCAGCCCTGCTTTTCCGGAAACGACTGCTTTCGCCACCTTTTCCGCAAAATCAGGATAATCGCATCTCTCTGTGCTGTTTGTGCCAAGGTCCTGTACTTCATGAGACATGGAAGTCAGGTGTTCCCTGATGATTTCTTTGTATTCAAAGCCTGCGTGATCAGAACCTATCGCGATGATCATTTACACCGTCCTAAAAGAAGTTTTGTAATTCAATTTTATACAGCCCGTACTCGCTGCCCACGAAAAGTGAATCCTTGTAAAATGCGGCCTTTGTGAGGCGCTCTGATTTGAGGCCTTCATTTTTACCGATATTGATCCATTTCTTGGTGTCAGAGTTATAGCATGAAAGGCCGCCAGTAGTGGCAATGAAAAACCATTGCCCCCGGTGCAGGCATTCTTTGACCCAGTTTCCGATCAGAGGAGAATTTCCCGGCAGCTTTTCATCGACCCCCCTGCCGTCTTCCTTAACCACTGCTTCGACGTGTGTGGCAGTGAATATTTCCCAGGAAGGTTTTTCGTCCTCGTTCTGGAAATGGGACAAGCCGCAACCTGTGGAAATCCACTTGTCTCGTTCTGAAATCAGTACACTGTTCACTATGTTTCCACTCAACGGGCTGTTGCCTTCGAATTTGACAAACCCGCCAAACTGGTTGGGGCGTTTGTGGATTCCGTAAAACACTCTGCCTTCTTTTGTGGATAGATTGTATTTTACCAGACCATCCCCTGTGCCGATCCAGAAAATTCCGTCTGAATCTTCATCCATGGAAAGTATCTGGTAGAAGTTCTGGCCGATATTATCGTCCTTTTCCCGCAGTTTGAGAAAGCTGTTTTCCTTGTCCCAGTAAAACCACTGGGTAAAGTCGAAAATCGCAACTCCATTATCCATTCCTGCATAGATTGATCGCATCCGGTCCGACCAATAAAGGCAATTGATTCTGCCAAGATTTTTAGTAGCAAAGCCGGTGATCTTGTTCAGGATGCCGATTTCTTCTTCGGTTCCGACGAAAAGGGTGCCGTTTTTATCGCTTACTATGCAGTTGATCTGCTGGGAAGTCAGAGAATTTGCAAATTTAGCCTCAAACGGTTCGAAAACAGTTCCCTCCCCCTGATATTTGAATAAACCTTTTTTTGTGCCGATCCAGAGAGTTTCCGCGCTGTCATAATACAATGATGTGATAAAACTGCTGGTTAAAGCGGAATTGGTATTGAAAAATCCACTGACTGTGAATGACTCTTCTTTTTTTACCTCTGCTGCCTTTGGCGGTGGCGGGTTGCCACAACCGCTGAACAGGAGGCAGATCAGTAAAAGGAGAAGTTTTCGAATCATAGGAATCCTTCGATGACAGCCGTAACACCCACGCCATACACGCGCTCAAGGTTGAGGGGGTTGGAACTCTTGTTCGGTACATAGCACTTGGCCCTGTATATGTTGCCGAACGTGCCTTCCAGGCAGAATACTGCCCTCACATCATTCACAAGTTCCTCTGGTCCTGAAACCTGGGCTGCGCCGATGGCGGCCTGGTTGCCGACAGAGAAAATCGGAACTACTTTCGTAAAATCTCTGTTTTCCGCATGATGAGCCAGCATCAGGCTGTTCAGAAAGTCGTTCAGAGGACCAGCGATCTGACGGATAACGGCTCCGCCCGCGGCAGCCTTCAGCAGATCTTCTCCCAGGTTTTTGAGGTCGAATTTCTTAGCCCAGACATCTGCGGTCAAGCCGAAAACGAATATTGTGATCATGAAAAATGCGGCCAGTCTTCTGCTCATATATCCTCCGGATTTTATCGATTGCAGATATTTTACCTCTGAGCGGTTAATTTGTCCAAAACTTCATAAAATCCACTTTTTCTGCTATTTTATTCTCATGCTGACCACCCTGATCCTGGAACTGACCAATTTCTGCAACCTTAACTGCATCATGTGCAGCCTGCCCAGGCAGAAACTCCAGCGGGGATTCATGAGGCACGATCTTTTGGAAAAAATCCTCTCTGACCTTAGGAAGGAAAAGCTTAAATTCAACCTGATCCTGCCCTTCTGGTCAGGTGAATCATCTCTTCACCCTCAGTTCAGGGAATTGTTAGGCCTGATCTTTGAAGCCAACAAAGATTTTTCCATTGCCGACGGCCTTGCCATGGATACGAATCTCAATTCCTGGGACAGGAGCCTGATTGATTTTGTGCTGAAAAGCAGGCAGTTTGTGGTACTGCATTTTTCTCTGGACGCAGTACGGGAAGAGACATACAGAAAAATCCGGGTTGGCGGCGATTTCCGGACTGCCCAGGGGAATGCCCTGGATTTCCTGAAACGAAAAGCAGAACTTGGTTTAGCGCACCCTAATCTTGTGTTCCAGTTTATTGTGCTTGATGAGAATCGGGCTGAAGCCAGGGAATTCCGCGATTTCTGGGCGACTGAACTCAAAAAAAACAGTCTGCCGATGCAGGTAAACTATTTTTATGATCAACCCGGACCGATTGAGCTCAACACAATTTTCATCCGCCGCTGCGACGCCCCCTGCGGAAAAACCAAACTGCAGCTTAAATACGAGGAACTGCACA
The Candidatus Wallbacteria bacterium DNA segment above includes these coding regions:
- a CDS encoding two-component regulator propeller domain-containing protein, with translation MIRKLLLLLICLLFSGCGNPPPPKAAEVKKEESFTVSGFFNTNSALTSSFITSLYYDSAETLWIGTKKGLFKYQGEGTVFEPFEAKFANSLTSQQINCIVSDKNGTLFVGTEEEIGILNKITGFATKNLGRINCLYWSDRMRSIYAGMDNGVAIFDFTQWFYWDKENSFLKLREKDDNIGQNFYQILSMDEDSDGIFWIGTGDGLVKYNLSTKEGRVFYGIHKRPNQFGGFVKFEGNSPLSGNIVNSVLISERDKWISTGCGLSHFQNEDEKPSWEIFTATHVEAVVKEDGRGVDEKLPGNSPLIGNWVKECLHRGQWFFIATTGGLSCYNSDTKKWINIGKNEGLKSERLTKAAFYKDSLFVGSEYGLYKIELQNFF
- a CDS encoding SPASM domain-containing protein, which encodes MLTTLILELTNFCNLNCIMCSLPRQKLQRGFMRHDLLEKILSDLRKEKLKFNLILPFWSGESSLHPQFRELLGLIFEANKDFSIADGLAMDTNLNSWDRSLIDFVLKSRQFVVLHFSLDAVREETYRKIRVGGDFRTAQGNALDFLKRKAELGLAHPNLVFQFIVLDENRAEAREFRDFWATELKKNSLPMQVNYFYDQPGPIELNTIFIRRCDAPCGKTKLQLKYEELHRSAVEEVLGSTFRRKDRLLLTNEYRPDKAGKNVLSGKREREICAGPFTHLSIKYDGRASLCCQDTDTQLAIGNAADQSIRELWFGERTRNLRLAHLEGKLPPRCRDCFNQVYPLIKPGELVTIKDVFGL
- the rpiB gene encoding ribose 5-phosphate isomerase B; amino-acid sequence: MIIAIGSDHAGFEYKEIIREHLTSMSHEVQDLGTNSTERCDYPDFAEKVAKAVVSGKAGLGILVCGTGIGMSISANKVRGCRAALVSDSLTARLSREHNDANVLCLGSRIIGIETAKDAVNAFIKSGFAGDRHQLRLNKIKELEDGKN
- the upp gene encoding uracil phosphoribosyltransferase; amino-acid sequence: MEKTKWKNLILPRHAYIEHKLTMMRDKNTPKKIFKELAEEISLLLAYEATRDFPLEEIEIDTPLTKARCRVIKGRKPAVIPILRAGLGMVEGVLKVIPQAKVGHVGIYRDHETLKPIEYYAKFPTALSEREIIILDPMLATGGSASHAVTLAKNNGGIHIKFISIISCPEGIDTLLSDHPDIKIFTAAVDEGLNDIGYIVPGLGDAGDRLFGTL